A region of Deltaproteobacteria bacterium DNA encodes the following proteins:
- a CDS encoding acyl-CoA dehydrogenase family protein: protein MDFDFTPEEQKFADEVEHWLVANHDPVVMDPTRENFTQLADTPERRAFMKKLAAKGWLGMSWPKEYGGQEIPGFYEYILNEALARHAAPQIGKGVGIIGKTLIRHGSEKLKREFLPKVLAAEIEFAVGYSEPNAGSDAANMQLKAEKVEGGWKLNGQKMWTTSAHFADWYWVGARTDPDKPKHDGISLFLIPMKHPGLEVQSLPTVGKDTTNQVFFKDVFVPDDYLVGKRGQGFQMISEALDLERFTMFTLSPIAGRTKVLVDWARTAQLDDEPVRNNRDVRRTIANIVTDTAVAKALSTRFVCAAKEGGKPPTVESSQYKLFTTTLSQRVCDEALDLMSVAGTIREGQDEAPLRGRFEGAYRATMNETVGGGGSEIQKNIIARRHLGLPKNF, encoded by the coding sequence ATGGACTTCGATTTCACGCCCGAAGAGCAGAAGTTCGCGGACGAGGTCGAGCACTGGCTGGTCGCGAACCACGACCCGGTCGTGATGGACCCGACGCGCGAGAACTTCACGCAGCTCGCGGACACGCCCGAGCGCCGCGCGTTCATGAAGAAGCTCGCCGCCAAGGGCTGGCTCGGGATGTCGTGGCCGAAGGAGTACGGCGGCCAGGAGATCCCAGGCTTCTACGAGTACATCCTCAACGAAGCGCTCGCGCGGCATGCGGCGCCGCAGATCGGCAAGGGCGTCGGCATCATCGGCAAGACGCTGATCCGCCACGGCAGCGAGAAGCTGAAGCGCGAGTTCCTGCCGAAGGTGCTCGCCGCGGAGATCGAGTTCGCGGTCGGCTACAGCGAGCCGAACGCGGGCAGCGACGCCGCGAACATGCAGCTCAAGGCCGAGAAGGTCGAAGGCGGCTGGAAGCTGAACGGGCAGAAGATGTGGACGACGTCGGCGCACTTCGCCGACTGGTACTGGGTCGGCGCGCGCACGGACCCTGACAAGCCGAAGCACGACGGCATCAGCTTGTTCCTGATTCCGATGAAGCACCCGGGGCTCGAAGTGCAGAGCCTGCCGACGGTCGGCAAGGACACGACCAACCAGGTGTTCTTCAAGGACGTGTTCGTGCCCGACGACTACCTCGTGGGCAAGCGCGGCCAGGGCTTCCAGATGATCAGCGAGGCCCTCGACCTCGAGCGCTTCACGATGTTCACGCTCTCGCCGATCGCGGGCCGCACGAAGGTGCTCGTCGACTGGGCGCGCACGGCGCAGCTCGACGACGAACCGGTCCGTAACAACCGCGACGTGCGGCGCACGATCGCGAACATCGTGACCGACACCGCCGTCGCGAAGGCGCTCAGCACGCGCTTCGTGTGCGCGGCGAAGGAAGGCGGCAAGCCGCCCACGGTCGAGTCGTCGCAGTACAAGCTGTTCACGACGACGCTCTCGCAGCGCGTGTGCGACGAGGCGCTCGACCTGATGAGCGTCGCCGGCACGATCCGCGAGGGCCAAGACGAGGCGCCGCTGCGCGGCCGCTTCGAGGGCGCCTATCGCGCGACGATGAACGAGACGGTGGGCGGCGGCGGCAGCGAGATCCAGAAGAACATCATCGCGCGCCGCCATCTCGGCTTGCCCAAGAACTTTTAG